One Ictalurus furcatus strain D&B chromosome 24, Billie_1.0, whole genome shotgun sequence DNA segment encodes these proteins:
- the LOC128600822 gene encoding choline-phosphate cytidylyltransferase A-like produces the protein MDAHASSHAPSRKRKRDDSNGETEEGETTARYKRHTGVVRDADQLNSLEDQPYERVSMEEARRGTPPDSSVRVYTDGIFDLFHLGHAEDLMQAKVLFPNTHLIVGVCSDDLAHKLRGFTLMNEEERYDIVTHCCYMDKVVRNAPWTLTQDFLTKHRVCVCCNLLKDHTHKHIIVGNLE, from the exons ATGGACGCTCACGCTTCATCCCACGCTCCCTCccggaagaggaagagagatgacTCCAacggagagacagaggaaggagAGACGACGGCCAGATATAAACGCCACACCGGG GTTGTAAGAGATGCCGATCAGCTCAATTCGTTGGAGGATCAGCCATATGAACGCGTCAGCATGGAGGAGGCTCGAAGGGGAACACCac ctgacAGTTCAGTGAGGGTGTACACAGACGGCATCTTCGACTTGTTTCACTTAGGACACGCCGAAGACCTCATGCAGGCGAAGGTCCTCTTCCCGAACACACACCTCATCGTCGGAG tgtgcagtgaTGACCTCGCACACAAACTCAGGGGCTTCACCTTGATGAACGAGGAGGAGCGCTACGACATCGTTACACACTGCTGCTACATGGACAAAGTGGTGCGCAACGCACCGTGGACCCTCACACAAGACTTCCTCACCAAACACCGGGTGTGTGTCTGCTGCAATTTACTGAAGGAtcatacacataaacacatcattgtGGGCAATCTAGAATAG